In Fervidobacterium nodosum Rt17-B1, one genomic interval encodes:
- a CDS encoding homocysteine S-methyltransferase family protein, which produces MTRSEFHVLISERVLFLDGAYGTEFFKRGYIKGKEPIEILNVKAPEKVLELQSEYVKAGVDFLLTNTFSGNRHKLKKLGYENYFEQINSEAVRIAKEAAKHSEKKVYILGDMSSVGEMIQPIGDLDSKYVYNIFKEQAKVLIESGVDGIIIETMSDLKELKLAYLAVRDVSEDIPLFVSMTFEENSVAVTGTSLEVYVSLFNDLDVDAIGINCTLTPDKMVPLVKKLSIFSKKPIFAEPNAGKPTLSADGRLIYKTTPEEFTVYIEDYVELGANIVGGCCGTGPDHIRYMTKLIGERKPKARKTEELNVITNRTYMVEVSPFLVIGERINAAAKKKLHAQIREFNFENVLKLAKDQEKEGAQVLDVNLGLESVLSDEHFRRIIVELDRIVSLPLSLDIQFNEYLEVALFEYPGRAIINSAKAIKEDLDAKIRMLKRYGGILIILAMGKEIPNSPEERYKTAKDAVEYAEKNGIDRSRIFVDPLVLPLGANQDYNVTLETIKLLNKEGIKTSIGLSNFSFGMPNREQLNASFLALAMHYGLSGAILNTSEVTTVNILSGMKKILKKESTNVSVEDVDNDLAKLLLAGDGVNAEKQIMAYLDSMKPIEVAQNVLTKSMEVIGNLYAQNKIFLPHLILAAETVKPIFNKLLSMIEEKDSAKLGRVLLATVEGDIHDIGKKIVATVLESAGFEVIDIGKDVPAKAILEKVKEFNPDIVGLSAMMTTTVVQVGEVVKTLRNNGVTVPVIAGGASMNEDLAKRFGSLYAKDAQQAVEICKELVSKT; this is translated from the coding sequence TTGACACGCAGTGAGTTTCATGTTCTTATTTCCGAACGTGTGCTCTTCTTAGATGGTGCTTATGGCACTGAATTTTTTAAGCGAGGGTACATAAAGGGTAAAGAACCAATTGAAATATTGAATGTTAAAGCTCCGGAAAAGGTATTAGAGCTTCAAAGCGAGTATGTTAAAGCTGGTGTAGATTTTCTACTCACGAATACGTTCAGTGGTAATAGGCACAAATTAAAAAAACTTGGATACGAAAATTATTTTGAGCAGATAAATTCAGAAGCCGTTAGGATCGCTAAAGAAGCTGCTAAACATTCTGAAAAGAAGGTATATATATTAGGCGATATGTCTTCTGTTGGTGAGATGATTCAACCAATAGGCGATTTGGATTCAAAGTATGTTTATAACATATTCAAAGAACAAGCGAAAGTGCTTATAGAATCCGGTGTTGATGGGATAATAATTGAGACAATGAGCGATTTGAAGGAACTTAAACTCGCTTACTTGGCGGTAAGGGATGTTTCAGAAGATATCCCATTGTTCGTAAGTATGACGTTTGAAGAAAATAGCGTTGCTGTTACAGGGACAAGCTTAGAAGTATACGTTTCTTTGTTTAACGATCTTGATGTAGATGCGATTGGTATAAACTGTACATTAACGCCAGATAAGATGGTTCCTCTTGTAAAAAAGTTGTCTATCTTTTCAAAAAAGCCTATATTTGCCGAACCTAATGCTGGAAAGCCAACTCTATCAGCCGATGGACGGTTAATTTACAAAACTACGCCAGAAGAGTTCACAGTTTACATAGAAGATTATGTAGAACTTGGCGCAAATATCGTTGGCGGTTGTTGTGGTACAGGTCCTGACCATATTAGATATATGACAAAGCTTATAGGTGAAAGAAAACCTAAAGCACGGAAAACAGAAGAACTTAACGTGATAACAAACAGAACATACATGGTTGAAGTCTCTCCGTTCCTCGTAATTGGTGAAAGGATAAACGCTGCCGCCAAAAAGAAGTTGCATGCTCAAATTAGAGAGTTTAATTTTGAAAATGTATTGAAATTGGCAAAGGACCAAGAAAAGGAAGGCGCACAAGTTCTTGATGTTAATTTAGGTTTGGAAAGTGTATTGAGTGATGAACATTTTAGAAGAATTATTGTGGAACTAGACAGGATTGTAAGTCTTCCTTTATCTTTAGATATACAATTCAACGAATACCTCGAAGTTGCGTTGTTTGAATATCCAGGAAGGGCTATTATAAATTCAGCAAAAGCTATCAAGGAAGATTTGGATGCTAAGATACGGATGCTTAAAAGATACGGTGGAATATTGATTATCCTTGCGATGGGAAAGGAAATACCAAATAGTCCTGAGGAGAGATACAAAACAGCGAAGGACGCTGTTGAATACGCAGAAAAGAATGGAATAGATCGTTCGAGAATCTTCGTCGATCCATTAGTTTTACCACTTGGGGCAAATCAAGATTACAATGTGACGCTTGAAACGATAAAGTTACTTAATAAGGAAGGTATCAAAACAAGTATAGGGTTATCAAATTTCAGTTTTGGTATGCCAAATAGGGAACAACTCAACGCTTCTTTCTTGGCACTTGCAATGCACTACGGCTTGTCTGGAGCAATATTGAATACATCTGAAGTGACGACTGTAAACATACTAAGTGGAATGAAAAAGATACTAAAAAAAGAATCAACAAATGTAAGTGTAGAGGACGTAGATAATGATTTGGCAAAATTACTTTTAGCTGGTGATGGTGTAAATGCTGAGAAACAAATAATGGCGTATCTTGATTCAATGAAACCAATAGAAGTAGCTCAAAATGTTCTTACAAAGTCGATGGAAGTAATAGGAAATCTTTACGCGCAAAATAAGATATTTTTACCACATTTGATATTAGCGGCTGAAACGGTAAAACCAATATTTAATAAGCTATTGTCTATGATAGAAGAGAAAGATTCGGCAAAACTCGGAAGAGTTTTACTTGCAACTGTTGAAGGTGATATACACGATATAGGGAAGAAAATTGTTGCAACGGTGCTTGAAAGTGCAGGTTTTGAGGTTATAGATATAGGTAAAGACGTTCCTGCGAAAGCAATTCTCGAAAAAGTCAAAGAGTTTAACCCAGATATCGTTGGATTATCTGCTATGATGACAACAACTGTCGTACAAGTTGGTGAAGTTGTAAAAACACTAAGAAATAACGGTGTTACAGTACCTGTAATAGCCGGTGGTGCATCGATGAACGAAGATCTTGCCAAACGATTTGGCAGTTTGTATGCCAAAGACGCGCAACAAGCTGTCGAAATATGCAAAGAGTTAGTATCAAAGACTTAA
- a CDS encoding NAD+ synthase, whose protein sequence is MNKVRLALAQINATVGDIEGNKNKIIEYINKALENDVDIVIFPELSITGYPPEDLLFKSHFVRKNKEAIEEIARHVPKSLVVVVGFVDEEGDIFNAAAVINDGKVQAKYRKNYLPNYGVFDEMRYFQKGTKALVVLLEDVRVGITICEDIWYPGGPARLESLLGDAQLIVNLSASPYYVEKIAWRERMLSVRANDNIATVAYVNCVGGQDELIFDGASLVVNEKGEIIGRAKQFEEDLLIVDVDLIDIDKTCVKDPRRRQDKQIMDEERKNLEIVKLPFESKPKRTKITNRVEKTLPKVAEVYNALVLATRDYIRKNGMKKAVIGLSGGMDSTLVACIAVDALGAENVVGVSMPGPFSSEHSKEDAKILAENLGIKFLTIPIMEAYNSFLNMFKPVFEDRPFDITEENLQARIRGVILMALSNKFGWIVLTTGNKSEISTGYSTLYGDTAGGYAVIKDVYKTFVYELAEYVNQKYGREIIPRRVFEKAPSAELRENQTDQDKLPPYEILDEILKLYVEEDYSVSDIVERGFDEETVKKVAWMVDINEYKRRQMPPGPKITHRAFGKDRRLPITNAFKEWLEKK, encoded by the coding sequence ATGAATAAAGTTAGATTAGCACTTGCCCAGATCAATGCAACCGTTGGAGATATAGAAGGAAATAAGAATAAAATTATCGAGTATATCAATAAAGCTTTAGAAAATGATGTGGATATCGTTATATTCCCAGAACTTTCAATTACCGGTTACCCTCCGGAGGATTTACTCTTCAAATCACATTTTGTAAGGAAAAATAAGGAAGCAATTGAAGAAATAGCAAGGCACGTTCCAAAATCGTTGGTCGTTGTTGTTGGCTTTGTCGATGAAGAAGGCGATATATTCAATGCAGCGGCCGTTATAAATGATGGCAAGGTGCAAGCAAAATACAGAAAGAATTATTTACCAAATTACGGAGTATTCGATGAAATGAGATATTTCCAAAAGGGAACCAAAGCATTAGTCGTTCTTTTGGAAGATGTTCGGGTTGGTATAACTATCTGCGAGGATATATGGTATCCGGGCGGTCCTGCGAGACTTGAATCGCTCTTAGGCGACGCACAACTAATTGTTAATCTATCAGCCTCACCTTACTATGTGGAAAAAATCGCTTGGAGAGAAAGAATGCTCTCTGTTCGCGCGAACGATAATATTGCCACAGTTGCTTACGTGAATTGCGTAGGTGGGCAAGATGAATTAATATTTGATGGTGCAAGCTTAGTTGTAAATGAAAAAGGAGAAATAATAGGAAGAGCAAAACAATTCGAAGAAGATTTACTTATTGTTGATGTCGACTTAATAGATATTGACAAAACATGCGTAAAAGATCCAAGAAGGCGCCAAGATAAACAAATTATGGATGAAGAAAGAAAAAATCTTGAGATTGTAAAATTGCCTTTTGAGAGCAAGCCCAAGAGAACAAAAATAACAAATAGGGTGGAAAAAACTCTTCCAAAAGTTGCAGAAGTATACAATGCTTTGGTATTAGCCACTAGGGATTACATAAGGAAGAATGGAATGAAAAAAGCGGTTATAGGATTGAGTGGTGGTATGGATAGTACGCTTGTTGCTTGTATTGCTGTTGATGCGTTAGGCGCAGAAAATGTTGTTGGTGTTTCCATGCCTGGTCCGTTTTCGTCTGAGCATAGCAAAGAAGATGCAAAAATATTAGCAGAAAACTTAGGAATCAAATTTCTGACAATTCCTATCATGGAAGCTTACAACTCATTCTTGAATATGTTTAAACCTGTCTTTGAAGATAGACCGTTTGACATCACAGAGGAGAATTTGCAAGCAAGGATACGTGGAGTAATTCTAATGGCACTTTCGAATAAATTTGGTTGGATAGTTCTCACAACAGGAAACAAAAGCGAAATCAGCACGGGCTATTCAACACTTTACGGTGATACAGCTGGCGGATACGCGGTAATCAAAGATGTCTACAAAACTTTTGTGTATGAGCTTGCCGAGTACGTAAATCAAAAATATGGTAGAGAAATAATACCAAGAAGAGTATTTGAAAAAGCGCCAAGCGCAGAACTAAGAGAAAATCAAACTGACCAAGATAAACTTCCACCGTATGAGATACTAGATGAAATACTGAAGTTGTACGTTGAGGAAGATTACAGTGTAAGCGATATCGTAGAAAGAGGATTTGATGAGGAAACGGTTAAGAAAGTAGCTTGGATGGTTGATATAAATGAATATAAAAGAAGACAAATGCCTCCTGGACCGAAAATCACACACAGGGCATTTGGAAAAGATAGAAGGCTACCGATTACAAATGCATTTAAAGAATGGCTTGAGAAAAAGTAA
- a CDS encoding YkgJ family cysteine cluster protein encodes MKKNIGIEIPGICKACGGKCCKTFPGLATPEDFGAPDRDLMREKLLKALISGRWTVDWVDQDAELYFVRPAIKGFEGSVFDHAYNGECTFLTNTGCELDFSERPESCRMLIPKLEERCDPQGYTRMYVSKIWKDYVDVLIDVAIEVENSQ; translated from the coding sequence ATGAAAAAGAATATTGGAATAGAGATTCCAGGGATATGTAAAGCTTGTGGTGGGAAGTGTTGTAAAACTTTTCCAGGATTAGCAACACCAGAGGATTTTGGAGCACCAGATAGAGATTTAATGCGCGAAAAACTATTAAAAGCTCTTATAAGCGGTAGATGGACAGTGGATTGGGTTGACCAAGATGCTGAACTTTATTTTGTCAGACCCGCTATCAAAGGCTTTGAGGGAAGCGTTTTTGACCATGCTTACAATGGAGAATGCACATTTTTGACAAATACTGGATGTGAATTAGATTTTTCTGAACGGCCTGAAAGCTGTCGAATGCTGATACCAAAATTGGAAGAAAGATGCGACCCTCAAGGCTACACTCGAATGTACGTATCGAAAATTTGGAAAGATTACGTTGACGTCCTTATAGATGTTGCTATAGAAGTTGAAAATAGTCAATGA
- a CDS encoding cation diffusion facilitator family transporter: MSNHFYSHHEHSIPHSHHENDDHHAHEHFNDIENLSGKKLFYVVLLNFGITLAEFIGGMLAGSLALVSDSMHNLSDALSIILAYFAHKISLRGANKGKTFGYGRAKIISAFVNSVTLMVITVLLIKEAVLRLIKPEFVHSDTVIIVGTIGLIANILSMIFLKGHSEKDINIKSAYLHMLGDAFSSVAVVLGAILIKYLNIYTIDPILTIFIALYIGKESFEILIKSLNVLMQSTPHNIDVDEIIKRLENISEIENVHHVHIWSLDGKTNFFEGHINLKEDVTVSQSMVIYKKIEQELSKMEIYHSTIQFEYKGCPECGVISHKK, from the coding sequence ATGTCTAATCATTTTTATTCTCATCATGAACATAGTATTCCTCACTCACACCATGAAAATGACGATCATCATGCTCACGAACATTTCAATGATATTGAAAATCTAAGTGGAAAGAAATTGTTCTATGTTGTATTACTTAATTTTGGAATTACTTTAGCCGAGTTTATTGGTGGAATGTTAGCGGGAAGTCTTGCGTTAGTTTCCGATTCCATGCACAACCTTAGTGATGCTCTTTCCATTATACTTGCTTACTTTGCTCACAAAATATCGTTAAGAGGCGCAAATAAGGGTAAAACTTTTGGTTATGGTCGAGCTAAGATAATCTCTGCTTTTGTAAATTCAGTCACATTGATGGTCATAACCGTATTACTTATAAAAGAAGCTGTTTTAAGGTTAATCAAACCAGAGTTTGTGCATTCCGATACAGTTATTATAGTTGGTACAATAGGATTGATTGCGAATATACTCAGCATGATTTTTTTAAAGGGGCACTCTGAGAAAGATATAAACATTAAGTCAGCTTATTTACACATGCTGGGAGACGCCTTTTCATCGGTTGCTGTTGTGTTAGGCGCAATATTGATAAAGTATTTGAATATTTATACAATCGATCCAATATTAACAATATTTATTGCTCTATACATCGGTAAAGAATCATTTGAAATTCTTATCAAATCGCTGAATGTTTTGATGCAGTCAACCCCACATAATATAGACGTTGATGAAATAATCAAAAGACTTGAGAATATCTCAGAAATAGAAAATGTTCACCACGTTCACATTTGGAGTTTGGACGGCAAAACAAATTTCTTTGAAGGTCATATTAATCTCAAGGAAGATGTTACTGTAAGTCAAAGTATGGTAATATATAAAAAAATAGAACAAGAATTAAGTAAGATGGAAATTTACCATTCAACTATACAATTCGAATACAAAGGATGTCCGGAATGTGGAGTTATATCTCACAAAAAGTAA
- a CDS encoding ArsR/SmtB family transcription factor, with amino-acid sequence MFTEFTEDDLLKLSDFFGLLSESTRLKIILELIKGEKNVSQISKNLDMSQSAVLHQLRILRQGRIVKFKKAGKNVFYSIDDEHVEGIINKAIEHLKHK; translated from the coding sequence ATGTTTACAGAGTTTACAGAAGATGACCTTCTAAAATTATCTGACTTCTTTGGTTTACTTTCCGAATCGACAAGGCTTAAGATTATCTTAGAACTTATTAAAGGGGAAAAGAATGTTTCACAAATTTCAAAAAACTTAGATATGTCACAATCGGCGGTATTACACCAACTTAGGATACTCAGGCAAGGAAGGATTGTTAAATTCAAAAAGGCTGGTAAGAATGTGTTTTACTCTATCGACGATGAACATGTGGAAGGTATAATCAACAAGGCTATAGAACATTTAAAACATAAATAG
- a CDS encoding methionine synthase → MKKFIPEKIHYMPSKKIFLARAGARYSITVSDENFMDIVNKIYLTGLECVEPVVYWNIFDKSNIPQEAIPGKYNEFEKFVIFVSTLGHKLDECIDNISKDSTLHSMLLDAWGSEALETLNDNFQNILSENYSIKTQSRFSPGYGDLHISINKLYVQLLGIDDEIAVLDTGIMIPRKTTSCISPIID, encoded by the coding sequence TTGAAAAAATTTATCCCTGAAAAAATTCACTACATGCCATCAAAAAAGATTTTCTTAGCTCGTGCTGGTGCAAGGTACTCTATTACAGTTTCTGATGAAAATTTTATGGATATAGTCAATAAAATATACCTTACCGGTCTTGAATGTGTTGAGCCTGTAGTATACTGGAATATTTTCGATAAGTCAAATATACCACAAGAAGCGATACCAGGAAAGTACAATGAGTTTGAAAAGTTTGTTATATTTGTATCTACCCTGGGTCATAAATTAGACGAATGCATAGATAATATTTCAAAAGATTCCACATTACATAGTATGTTGCTGGATGCCTGGGGTTCGGAAGCTCTTGAAACTTTGAACGATAATTTTCAGAATATTTTGAGCGAAAATTACTCAATAAAAACTCAATCACGCTTTTCGCCGGGTTACGGTGATTTGCATATTTCAATTAACAAACTGTATGTTCAGCTACTTGGAATAGATGACGAAATAGCTGTATTGGATACAGGTATAATGATTCCAAGAAAGACAACTTCCTGCATTTCACCTATAATAGATTAG
- a CDS encoding efflux RND transporter permease subunit, whose product MLNIIYKFKYTIISFLLLILSIIIIVNYANIETKIEVFLPGYKPGKPITEIDNPAVKNLVKMALKFGDKTNISIIYKSDIPLNKPGSLAKLRLLQSKLEKMENVRTVISILNYPGSESYIFNDSIDIENIPDYLKTFISRDGHYALFLAIVEVNGQVEPIVRRITKDLKDEPVIVLSEASVNNKLFDELKRSMFFYPIVMFIVILLIFTYQTQCIRAAIISLFIPILASLYTYALYFFFGGYVNVLTAMVPSFLIIIGSAYPLHFYNATFRTEDARKQIGTPIFFSMLTTAIGFISFLFVKIPAFREFGVLVSLGLLIDFILTLTTGHELLNLSKFKSKRPPKTFGIRYFGNHVAMFILAIVIIAVAISPFIISKIKVGLTSTDYFSKKSDIVKGYEILEKEFGIRDSIYIVLEKKAGVFLPGDNKIIDKIINELSKSEYISSVDFPRNVPITVLVLASRTQPLLKHYIADGKTIRLTVNLTTPGSENLDKVSEIINNCLKEYNYDFYLAGTPFVWKAVNDSILLSQIQSLIAALSIVFLTILIVFRDFSEALKLVSPVIFATILNFVYMALFKMKLEISTALTSSIIIGLAIDYSIHIGHDYNKTKNIFTSVKNVGPAIIGNALGIIGGFLTLLFGGELALFKRIAILVSLGIATATVLTLTTLPFMLSFGNIREKVKSLRKRKEVRK is encoded by the coding sequence ATGCTAAATATCATCTACAAGTTTAAATATACGATTATCAGCTTTCTTTTACTAATTTTATCGATAATAATAATTGTGAACTATGCAAATATAGAAACAAAGATAGAGGTATTTTTACCCGGATACAAACCGGGAAAACCTATTACAGAAATAGATAATCCAGCAGTCAAAAATCTTGTAAAGATGGCTCTAAAATTTGGCGACAAGACGAATATTTCAATTATTTACAAATCAGACATCCCATTAAATAAACCTGGTTCACTAGCAAAATTGCGTTTACTTCAATCGAAATTAGAAAAGATGGAAAATGTAAGAACGGTTATATCTATACTCAACTATCCTGGCAGTGAATCATATATCTTTAATGATTCCATTGATATTGAAAATATTCCAGATTATTTGAAGACTTTTATTTCACGTGATGGCCATTATGCGTTATTTCTTGCTATAGTCGAAGTTAACGGTCAAGTTGAGCCAATAGTTAGAAGGATAACAAAGGATTTGAAAGACGAACCTGTTATAGTACTTTCTGAGGCGTCGGTTAATAACAAATTATTCGATGAACTCAAAAGGTCAATGTTCTTTTATCCAATTGTCATGTTCATTGTTATACTGCTTATATTTACCTATCAAACACAATGCATACGCGCTGCTATCATATCACTTTTTATACCTATTCTAGCCTCATTATACACTTATGCATTGTATTTTTTCTTTGGAGGATACGTCAACGTACTAACAGCTATGGTACCATCGTTTCTAATTATAATAGGTTCTGCTTATCCTTTGCATTTTTACAATGCAACTTTTAGAACAGAGGATGCAAGAAAACAGATAGGCACACCGATATTTTTCTCAATGTTGACAACAGCAATAGGTTTCATATCATTTTTGTTCGTTAAGATCCCAGCTTTCAGAGAATTTGGTGTGTTAGTTTCTTTGGGTCTTTTAATTGACTTTATACTAACATTAACAACTGGTCATGAATTACTGAATTTGTCAAAATTCAAATCTAAAAGACCACCAAAAACATTCGGAATTAGGTATTTCGGAAATCATGTAGCAATGTTTATATTAGCAATAGTCATAATTGCTGTTGCTATTTCTCCATTTATAATTTCAAAAATAAAAGTTGGATTGACAAGTACGGATTACTTTTCCAAAAAATCTGATATTGTGAAAGGTTACGAAATACTTGAAAAAGAATTCGGTATTAGAGATAGTATATACATCGTTCTTGAGAAAAAAGCTGGTGTATTTCTACCCGGCGATAATAAAATAATTGATAAGATAATAAATGAATTGTCAAAATCAGAATACATATCAAGCGTTGATTTTCCAAGAAATGTTCCAATCACGGTATTAGTTTTAGCTTCGAGAACACAACCACTTTTAAAGCACTACATAGCTGATGGGAAAACAATACGATTAACCGTAAACCTTACAACCCCAGGTAGTGAAAATCTTGATAAAGTTAGTGAAATTATAAATAATTGCCTTAAAGAGTATAATTATGATTTCTATTTAGCTGGTACACCATTTGTCTGGAAAGCGGTAAATGATAGTATATTACTCAGTCAAATACAAAGTCTTATAGCCGCGCTTTCCATAGTTTTTCTAACGATATTGATTGTTTTTAGAGATTTCTCTGAGGCCTTAAAACTTGTATCACCGGTTATTTTCGCAACTATCTTAAATTTTGTTTACATGGCTTTATTCAAGATGAAACTTGAAATATCTACAGCACTAACATCCAGCATAATTATTGGTTTGGCTATTGATTATTCAATACACATCGGGCATGATTATAACAAGACAAAAAACATATTTACATCTGTTAAAAACGTAGGGCCAGCAATCATCGGTAATGCTCTTGGAATAATAGGTGGTTTTTTAACCTTACTCTTTGGTGGGGAACTTGCTTTGTTCAAAAGAATAGCAATCTTAGTATCCTTAGGTATAGCAACAGCAACAGTTTTAACACTTACTACACTTCCATTCATGCTTTCATTTGGTAACATCAGGGAAAAGGTAAAATCACTAAGAAAACGCAAGGAGGTAAGAAAATGA